The Chiloscyllium punctatum isolate Juve2018m chromosome 15, sChiPun1.3, whole genome shotgun sequence sequence ATAAGCAGAGACAATTTAAAGCAAGTAGTTAATAACACAAAGacattgacctgaaatgttaactctgtttctctcctcacagatgctccctGGCCTGCTAAGTATTTCCATCATTCTCTGCTTTTACTTAATGTAAATGGTTACTGGAATTACAAGTAGATTATTTCTGTAGCATACAATTCTCTATTTTAGATCCCTGAAATAAATAATTATATAATACTTCACCACACATACCTTGTGTATCATCCCCACTATCAACTGAACATTTGTATGTTGCTGTTAATATTACAAGATCTGCTAAGATGCTTCACAGGAATGTTACTAAGCAAAATTGGACACCAAGTTACACAACATGATACAAAGCAGAGTGTCAGAAATTTGACCAAATGGTTCATTTTAATGTGCATATTGATCAAGGAAAGAGAGCTGGAGAGACATAGAGTTTTtggaggaaattccagagctCAGGGCCCAGGCCACTTCAAGAATGACCACTATTGAGCTTAAAAGAACCAGCTTTGTGAATTTTATGAAAGATGAAGTCAAAATCAATGTGAAGGACTGCTACGATATGTTATAGCATAGGACTTACAGAATAAATCAGGCTCTATGCTGCTTCTGTCTCACTCAATTTCACAGAGCACCCCAATTCCTTATTGTGACCTTTTCCAGTTCCTATAACAATCTTCCATGTCTATTGTCCGAATGCCAAAGTGCAACATTTTACTAAGCGATCAAATCCAGTTGGGACTGGTTTGGGACAATTGATTTCAGATATGAAAAGACAGCTTTCTAAACAAGTACAGCCAACTATCAATTGTACAAGTCAAACTATTGTACAGAGTGTATATAAAGTTCATTTAGTCCTGCATATATTCACCTACTGGAATCCAGATCAATTCAGAAGAATTGTGCTGAACAGTAATATTACCTCTATTTCGACAAGCTATGTACAAACTTAACTTTCTTGGGTTATAGTCAAGGATTCAAATCATCTGGATCTTACCTTTTTTTGAACGCTTTAATAGCAAATAAACAACCACACTTATGGGAATTAGACCCAGAGAAGCCAACACCCACCATAAGTACGCTCCAACTGCAACACAAAAAAACAAGAAGGCCTTTGAAGGCTTTGTCACTAGCAGGCCATTTGATAATCCCCATAATAAAACACTCCCAAGATCAAATAAATGTTACCATTTGTGTTTATTTTGGTCcaaatacacagaaatatccataAATATGAGAAGTGTAAAGTCAGCTCAAGTGTACAGTAAGCAGTAAGATTTCAAAATGCTCCAATGTAAGCAGTTAATATATTGTTAATAAACTCCTGGATAACAAAGTACTGGGTGAATATTTAATTGGGAACAGATCTGGGATATCGGTATAATTAACAGTTGATGAAATGCTATCCTTCATCGCTGGGAATTAGTTCAGGGTGAGATAGAGCTGGGCCTAGGGTAAGGAGTGGTTTATGGGAGACAGTTATGAATAGTATAAGTCGGTGAAGCAGCTGAGGCCTACACCTTCTTTGTGGGATTAGGGAATCCTTTTGATACTTCACACTAGTTATTTGTTCTCAGGTGCCCCTCCAACCACTGCCACAAAATACCACTGCCCCACTCCAACTTCCCACAACACTGACATTGGGTCACATTAATTAATGCAACTGAACTTTAACTACCAACCAGGTACGAGGTCTTTATCTATGCTTTGGAACAAGGaatttctcaactccattttaaCTAGAATTAATTAGAATTTTCACATTGGTTTCTTAATACTTTCTTTGATTGTGTATACATATAATTCCTGTAAATAAACCAGCTGGTAGGTTTAGCCAGAGCAACCCGACAGCATTAAGTGGcttcatttcagtaaattactaCTTCTGTGCTTTtcgttttcaaaatcatgaaatcAATAAGTGTTCAAAGAAATCTGGTCTACTTATCGAATTCGCAATTTTCTCTGAATACAAATAAGAGTTGAAGATAGCATGAACCCTAACAAACTCTGGACTATTTCATTTTCTCACTACAAGGAAGGAGAGAGTGATTTCAAAATGAAGAAGGAAGAGAACTTTAAAATTGAAATACCTTCACGTTGTTCATCAAATGGTATGGTTAGATTCCTAATGAGAGGGTTTTGCAACATCGAGTGATTCACGAGACATGAATATACATCCCCTGCCTTCCAATGAGAGAGGTTGACATAACTTGTTGCAGAATTGCTATTGTTTGAGGCAATAGTAGTTTTAGAGTCAATCCATACTGAACCTTCTGTTCTTTCTTTTCTCCACCTCAATTGTATACCACCAGGATAGAAGTTCTCTGCTTTACAAACCAATTGTACACAACAACTATTTTCAGGCTGAGGAAGAAATGTAACTTCAACCATTGGAGGaactggagagaaaaaaaataaaacatGGAGTCATAGAATGATAGACACATAGAATCCCTTtggtgtagaagcaggccattgggcccatcaagtccacactggctcTCTGTAGAGCTTCCCAACCTAACCAAACTCTCTACAATatccctggagaaagtgaggactgcagatgctggagatcagagcttaaaaatgtgttgctggaaaagcgcagcaggtcaggcagcatcaaaggagaaggagaattgacttttcgggtataagcccttcttcagtaaggTTCCTATCTCTGGAACCTTACATTTCCTGTGAGTAATCCACCTAAGcagctcatccctggacaatgggcaatttagcatgtccaaacCACCTAAACTACAGAATTTAGGAAAACAAACTATTTTATTTTCCATTTTAATAAAGCCATCATGGATATAGTGATGTTGTTCTGTCAACTTAATGCTGTACATTAATTCTATTAAACACAGGCAAATATGTAGATTATGATGTTGTTAATAATCTTTAGAAATATTTTTACAAAGATATTCACAATTCATTCCAACTTGTGACCAGCAAAAGTATTTAGATGAAAATACAGCATATATCTACGATTAATGAAATGACAATAATATTCATACACATTTATATAATACAGACATATATAACAAAATAACTCATACCTTCTACTATGaggcttgttttgtttccttctaTTTCTATAGTAGGTGGTGGTATATAGGATGCAATCTTACAATAATATAGATCTGAATCATTCATTTGGAGATCTTGGATTATAAAGTGAGTGACACCAGCATTGAGCTTCAAAATGACGCTCGTTCGATTATCACAGAGAGGACTTTGTATCAGCGAATCATTCAAGTAAGTTATACTACATACAGGATTTTCGACTTGTTTACTCCTCCACCAGGAAACATGCATCCTTTCAGATTTCAAATGTTTGGACCAGTTGGAAAAAGTGATGCTGACACTTTCTCCCACGAATGCTCTGAGAACACCTGGAGTTTGGAAAATGTGGTCTTCACAATATATTAAAACTGTTCCaaagaaaaatcaaaacaaattaaTATCATTAATTAAAAACTAATCAAATATATCTCTGTGAATCTGCGTACTTATTTGAAGACATGGGAGTTTAATATTAAGACTGAAATGAGAACTTTTACTGAGGAAAACATTACTTGGATTCAGCAGATCAACATTTCTTGTCTGCATTATTTTTCTTTTGAATCAAATCTTTACAGGAAAGAATGCAATCAAGGTATCAAACCCAAATGAATAACACAATCAATGAAGAATCTCTCTTCCATTTGGAgtatgtgtgcagttttgggccccatatcccAAGAAGGAGATACTGAGCCTTAAGTgttttcagaggaggttcacgagaatggtcccaggaatgaaaagcttaacatataagGAATGCTTGAGGACTCTGAGTCTCtattcgatggagtttagaagaatggaggtgggggaggggaacattattgaaacttagagaatactgaatggcctggacaaactggatgttggagaaatatttccattggtaggagagacgaaGACataaggacacagccttagagtaaaggaagatcatttagaatggagataaggagactcttcttcagccagagagtggtgaatctatggaattcaatgccacagaaggctatggagaccaggtcattgagtatatttaagactgagatagataaatttttgaggatcaagggttatggggagaaaggaggagaatgaAATTGAGAAACTTATTAgtcatgattgaatagtggagcagactcaatgggctgaatggcctaactgctgctcctatgtcttatggaaaAGCATTTCACTGTTTGATTTTATTATACAAGTTTATGAtaaaatagaatccctacggtgtggaaacaggtccttcagcccaacaagtccacaccaacccctcaaaGAATATCCCAATCaaacccattactctacatttacccctgactacccctgaacactatggacagtttagcatggccaattcacctaacctgcacatctttggattgtgggatgaaaccggagcacccagaggaaacccacgcaaacacagggaaaatgtgcaaactcaacacagctagtcacccgaggctggagttgaaccccccacagagccactgtgctgtTTGTACGTTTAGATGCTTGTATATTAATTTCAAAAAGCAATCTTTATGTAAAATGAAAGTCTACTGAAAGATAAAACAAAATTGTAATGACATATTGGATATACAGAACAGTTTTAGACAAGTTTAATGTCTACATAGAGGTATATGTGTCTGCTTAAAAAGCATTGCTCACTTACTAACATGCTCACCATGGAGATGTATTCACAATACGCTAGTGCAGCAAGGCTTAGGATGAAAGTTTTTGACTTTGATTGCATTTGGTTAAATTTACATTAAAATGTCAAAGGTAGCGGGAAAGgagaattctaaaattaattcCATTGCATACACCCCAACAATTTTTTCTGACATTTcaaacttttctcttttcaaagtTAAGACAAATTCCCTTCTAAATAATTTAATTTCCCATGAAAAGAAGACAGGCCAACATTTGGTGCTGCCCTGTACAATATTTAGGGTAACAGAATGTTTGACAAAAGAACTCCTGCAAGACCTTATTGAAGAAATTCAAAGATCAGAAAGTGACAATATCAGCAGAAATGTTCGGTCGATTATTCTTTCAAATTTGACAGTTTTATCAGTGTAAAGAAGCATCCTTACCCAAACTAATCATGATGAGAATACACTTAGCGAAACAGTTATCGGATGAAGACATTTTGCTCAGCACCTGTAGAGTTGAAAAGATCGGAACTAGTTCTGGTATGGTAGGTGGGTGTGTGTAACCAACCTTCTGCTAAAAACATGAAGTAGATTGCTGTGGGTTTGTACATCAGCCTTCCTGTTTGACATGACCTTGCGATGGTTATCTTTAAACATACCTCAACAATGAAATAACTCCTCAAAAAGAATTAGTGTAAAACATGTCTAAATGTGAAAATTTATTATTTGTTTCCACTGTAGCTAGCAGACCTTGTGTACTTTGCATTAGATTTCCTGGTGTCTCACTTACACAACAAAAACTATTTCATTTTAGTATTTCAGAATAACTGGGTATGTTGATATGAATTTTCCCTTCTCAAAAAAATTATAACTAAATGATGAGGGGAAACTTGCATGAGAGAATTTATCATTGCAAAAATGAATCAGGAAGGGGGCTAAGTTAAATATTCACCCAACTAAAAGCATTGGATTGAAGGCTGGTAGCTATTGGCTGATTAGCTTACATCTATTATTGTTGGAAAAatgttggaatcaattattaaggaagtaatagcagCACATCTGGAAAATCATAATCCAGTCAAGCAGAGTCAGTGTGAATTCAAGAAAGGAAATTATATCTGACTAATTTATTAATCTCAACCAGAATAGATAGAGaggaaccagtagatgtgttgCATTTTGACTTGCAGAAGGCACTTAACAAAGCACCTCATAAAAGGCTAAATCGATAGGTAACAGCTCACAGTGTTGGAAGTAGCAttgatagagaattggctaatgggCATGAAACACTGAGTCAGGATAAAGGATTCTTCAGGTTTAGGAGAAagtagggctgcagatgctggagagtcagagttaaaaATAGTGGCAATGGAAAATCACAGcaatacaggcagcatcctgacctgctatgcttttccagtgccacacttttcaattcttcTTCATATTGccaacctgtgaccagtgggttcCAGAACAATCATTGCTGGGATCACAACAgtttacaatatatataaatgacttagaggaaggaagtgaatgcatTGTAGCCAAATTTCGGTGGAAAGACAGATTGCAAGATTGCTGAGTAAGTCAGTAAAatgttggcagatggaatatagttTGGGAAATGCGAAGTTgatcattttggaagggagaacaaaagaacagtatTACTTAATGGAGAAAATCCACAGAAAGCTGCATCACAAAGGGTCTTGGGGGTACTGTGCATGAAACACTGAAAACTAGCACATAACTGAGGCAGGTAATCAGGAATAttaatggaatgttggtctttatttcaaggTGGTTAAAGTATTAAACTAGGGACATttcactgcaactgtacaaggcgtTGGTGAGACCATATGTGGAATACTGgcagcagttttggtccctttatctaAGAAATTATATAATTTCATTAGAGACAGTTGAGAGAAGGTTCTCTAGAATGATTCCTGGTATGGCCGAATTGACTTCTGTGCAAAGGTTAAACAACTTTACCCACTGAATTTTGGAAGAATAAAAGGTGATCTCCTTGAAAAATATAGGATCCTTAAGGAGCTTAATgggataaatactgagaggacatttcccctcatgggagagtctaggaccagacgaCATAGTCTCGGAAAAAAGGACACCAATTTAAAACAGATTGAGAAGgattttcttctctcagagggttgtgactCTTGGAACTTCTTGTCAGAGGCAGAGACTTCATGTATTTTTAGGGTGAGATAGGTTGATTCTTGATTAGTAGGGGaaacaagggttatggagaaaaggcagaaaagtggacatgaggaatgtcaggtCAGCCGATaccctattgaatggcagagcaagctcgaggaactgaatggcttactcttgtttctatttcttatggttttatgatTATCAAACAATACAACTCACCTAATTAATTTTCAGCTTCCTATCTTACCAAACATGTCAAACAAAATAGACATTGAGAATTCTCAACATGGCAGTCAGAGCAGGTACTTGGTGACTTCAGCTTCGCACATGCTCCAAAGGACCAGTCTGTTGGTCACTGGACACTAATACCTCAGTGTACTCTCAATGGGCACTGGCCACTGCACCCCATATTCACACACTTTGGCAAATGACATTGCCAGTTCTAAGAACATTTATGGCAtatctctgatccacttacaggATGTTTGTACACTTCACTGCTCGACCTTGGGCTGTACTGATAACAAATCCAGCTCAGTAACAGCACTGTGCATCATCTACAATAGgcagtgcagaaattcagcaaggtTCCTTTGCCATCCCCTTTCAAAATGACAACCACTAACATCTAGAATGAAAAGACAGCAGATGTAATGGATTGCCAATTCCTGCAAatgcccctccaagccactcagcatcctgacttaggaatatattgccatttcttcagcACGACTGGATCAAAATGTTGGAACTCACTCCCTACAATTTGTAACTGTTGAGAACCAAtgagcacggtggcacggtggcacagtggttagcacggctgcctcacagcgccagagacccaggttcagtttctgcctcaggcgactcgctgtgtggagtttgcaccttctccccgtgtctgcgtgggtttcctccaggtgctccggtttcctcccacagtccaaaaatgtgcagattaggtgaattggccatgctaaattgcccgtagtgttaggtgtaggggaatgggtctgggtgggtgcgcttcggcgggtcagtgtggacttgttgggccaaagggcctg is a genomic window containing:
- the LOC140485852 gene encoding HLA class II histocompatibility antigen, DM beta chain-like, which translates into the protein MNDSDLYYCKIASYIPPPTIEIEGNKTSLIVEVPPMVEVTFLPQPENSCCVQLVCKAENFYPGGIQLRWRKERTEGSVWIDSKTTIASNNSNSATSYVNLSHWKAGDVYSCLVNHSMLQNPLIRNLTIPFDEQREVGAYLWWVLASLGLIPISVVVYLLLKRSKKEPEDNQTYVNIGTTLRTQIPVANQNCNRNSHSNYSFIRHFPLRIYENTF